A DNA window from Engystomops pustulosus chromosome 6, aEngPut4.maternal, whole genome shotgun sequence contains the following coding sequences:
- the METRNL gene encoding meteorin-like protein gives MLRRVLLSVFTVVVLGSGTWAQYSSDLCNWKGSGLTHESHKKDVEQVYLRCSEGSVEWLYPTGALIINLRPNTFTSSLQHFTVCIKPFTGSEGANIYLEKTGELKLLVQDGEHQPQKVHCFGLDEGSLFIEATPRLDISRKITGFQYELISQRTLSDLHAVSDPCRPCSDTEVLLAVCISDFVVKGSISEVTADPEQQESIINISVDKLYRQKTRIFQPSREGPGWEGHIRTPQECGVKAGSGDFLFTGRMHFGETRLGCAPRYRDFQRIYQDATDKGLNPCHIITD, from the exons ATGTTGAGGAGGGTCCTGCTCAGCGTCTTCACGGTGGTGGTCCTGGGCAGTGGGACCTGGGCGCAGTACTCCAGTGACCTGTGCAATTGGAAAGGAAG TGGTCTGACCCACGAGAGCCACAAGAAGGACGTGGAACAAGTCTACCTGCGATGCTCGGAAGGTTCTGTGGAATGGCTTTACCCCACGGGGGCGCTCATCATCAATCTGCGCCCCAACACTTTCACCTCCAGCTTGCAGCACTTCACTGTTTGTATCAAACCTTTCACAGGCTCCGAAGGAGCTAATATTTATTTGGAAAAAACTGGAGAACTGAAACTTTTAGTCCAGGACGGGGAACACCAACCCCAAAAAGTCCACTGCTTCGGCCTGGATGAAGGAAGTTTGTTTATCGAAGCGACGCCCCGCTTGGACATTAGCCGCAAAATCACTGGCTTCCAGTATGAACTCATTAGCCAGAGGACGCTCTCGGATTTGCACGCAGTTTCTG ATCCCTGCCGGCCGTGCAGCGACACCGAGGTCCTACTAGCCGTGTGCATCAGCGACTTTG TGGTCAAAGGTTCCATCTCGGAGGTAACGGCCGATCCCGAGCAGCAGGAATCGATCATCAATATTTCGGTGGATAAACTTTATAGACAGAAGACGAGGATATTTCAGCCGAGCAGAGAAGGTCCGGGCTGGGAGGGACATATAAGGACCCCGCAGGAGTGCGGCGTCAAAGCTGGATCGGGGGACTTCTTGTTCACCGGACGGATGCACTTTGGGGAGACCCGACTCGGATGCGCTCCCCGATATAGGGACTTCCAAAGGATATATCAAGACGCGACGGATAAGGGACTTAACCCTTGTCACATCATCACGGACTGA